DNA from Archaeoglobus veneficus SNP6:
CCACTTCAATTTTGAATTAGACATATAATGCTTGTCTCAAAAACCCTTTATGAGGGTTGTGGTGATTTATACTCCTGAGGAACCTCAGAATCAAAGATTCTTTCTCTGTTACTTTTGTAGCAAAAGAGCGAGCATTTGATTATATTTATAAAATAATAAAGAAAAGATTTAACAAACGTTATTATTACGGCCGACAGGCAGTAATATTTCATCTTTCTCTGTTCTATCTCCTTTGGAGACGAGAAAAACAAAACAAAGAAGGCTAATCCAATAAAAAAGGCAATCGATCAAGTTTTGGATGGGCTAATTGAGACCTTCTCATCGGAAGAGAAACTAATAGAAAAGGCAAATATAGTGGCAGGACATTGCCTATGACTCAGGTAATCGAAAAAACTCCCGCACAGAAAGTGAACAAAGAAGATCCCATTGAAAAATTAAAGAAATTAAAAGAATTGTATGACTTGGGCATACTTAGTGAGGAGGAATATCAGAGAAAGAGAAAAGAGCTGTTAGAGATGCTTTAATATCTGGCGAAATTACTCTCTTCTGATTTTTGCGAGTTATTCTATCTTTTCACTCTCAACAACTCTTAGACCTATATTTTCCTGAATCATCAGGCAGTTCTCACAGAATATGGCCTGCATCTGCTTCCCGTTATCCATAACAGAAGATATCAGGAAGATGTCTTCCTCATCCCCACAAATCCAGCAAACTTTATGAGAACCAGCTTTAGAAAATACTATTTCGCTTAGAATACGTTGATGCGCTGGAAGATCCTGTTTTGTATTATCCCACATCGATTTTGCATCGATCTCGGATATTTTGACCATTGTTTTTCTATGTTTTGTACCCCTATATACTTTTCCTACTGTCAAAATGCGAAAGTAAGCATGTCATCTTAGAAATGGTGGGTAGGTTTCAGTTTTGCAGTAAAAATTAGACCTCTCTATTTTCTAGCAATTATCAAGGAACCAAATTTCAAAAACTCCTCCTCTTGAATTGCCAAGCTGTCTATTGATTTAAAAAATACACCCATGATTTAGACCAATAATGAAGGAGTAGAATAGTTTTCAAGAGAGATGGACTTCCGTCTACACACTCCCAACAAGAATTATCTCTATCACAACCCCCAAAGATATCCAGCAAAACTCTCAGCATGCTTTACCACGTACTCAGGCGTCAAACTCCTCAACCACTCAACAATTCCATCATCGTAGAGCATGCTTTCACTCAAAGGCACGCTCACACCATCTGGCTCAAAGTCCTTCATGTGCAGACAGCCTAAAGGAACCCTTGCGAGCTTTCCGCTCGGTGTCTGGGAGGGGTCGATAATTATGTGGTCTTCTTTCTTCTCGTGCCCTCCTGCAACCTTAAAGCTGACCTTCTGCTTTATCTGTCTCACCCAGACGTCCGTCCAGGATTTAAACAAAGCTCCTTTGCTGTGGTACTGGACTTTCTCCTCGTAAAACTCCGGTGGTTGCGGCCTGGAGAGGAAACAGTAAACATGGAAGCTTGAACCTGTCCAGTAGACCGCTATCGACTCAACGAGCTCGTTGAACTCATTATCGGTTCTCCTTTGTTCTTCCATAATTTCGATTAGGAGTCTCGTAACCTCCAGCGACTTCTCCGCAGGCATATTGGTGCGGTCTATGTCGATAAAAATCCTTTCAATTGGCTTGCCCTCTCCCTCTCCATTCGTTGCATAGAAGAACTCTGAATATTTTCTCGGTACAAAGTACCGCCAGAGCAAAACCTGTCTCTCGTTTAATCTGTTCTTAACCTCGCTCAGGTGGTACCTCGCTCTGAGCTTCAGGAATTCTTCATCGATGTAATCGAAGTCTTCAATCCATAGCTCTCCGAGTTTACCTGCTCGATTCAGGAAATAGGGAACTTTGGCCTTTGGAACATAGGTTTTGCTTGCAATCTCTTTTCCTTTTAGGAAATCTCGTAGATATGGGGCAATTCTACCGTAAAGGCTGAGAACGTCGATTTCGCCAAAGGGTTTGAGCAAGTCCATATTCTACTCTTGACTGGCACTTATTTAAATGTAAACTGCAGGCATCTCTCTGCTATCTCGCGAATACTTGCAGGCCAGTGCAAGGCCAAACAGGGTAAAATACATATATTGGCTTGTGTTTGTTTGAGAAGGGTTTAAGGAAAGTTCTGGATAAAATACATATACGTTTCCAGATAGACAGTATTTGGTTTGTGCTGCTCTCCCTCTGTGGCTAACCAGATCTGAGTAAGGTGGTTAAGATGAGGAAGCTTGTGAGTTATTTCAAAAGCGCAGAATTTCCCCGTATCGTAGAAGTTTCTGAAAATGCCCGAAAAAAAGTCAGGAACACTCTCGAAGCGATGGATTGCTCCTCGGCTCTACTTATTACGGGCAAGAACGTGTACGATGCTGTAGCGAGAAAGATAGAGGAGAGACTCGAAGGCCTTGTTTTGAGAACGGTTTTTGTTACCACGCTGCGGCTTGAAGACGTAAGAAGGACCGAGGTCGAAATGGGGCTTGAAGAGGTTGACAGCGTCGTCGGCGTTGGAGGTGGACGCGTCCTTGACTTTGGTAAGGTCATCTCCTCTGAGCTTAACGCTCCCTTCATAAGCATACCTTCCACAGCGTCCCACGATGGAATTGCATCTCCTGTAGCGAGTTTTAAGGAGAACGGGAAACCTGTTTCGATATCAACCAATCCTCCCGCTGCCGTTCTTGCGGACATTACGGTCATAAGGAATAGCCCCATTCGTTTGGTTAGGAGCGGTTATGGTGATCTGATTTCAAACGTTACGGCTGTTAAGGACTGGAAACTCGGAAAAGAAATCAAAGACGAGGAATACAGCGAAGTAGCGGCATCCATGGCGCTTATGCCGGCAAACCTGCTGCTCGCCGAAGCTGATAGACTCGACCTCAAGACACCATCGCATCTCGAACTTCTCGTCAAGGGACTCATTCTGAGCGGGATGACAATATCGATAGTTGGCAGCAGCAGACCTGTAAGTGGAGCGGAGCACAAGTTCAGTCACGCCCTGGACTACCTGGGATATGGAAATGGGACGCACGGTGAGCAGGTAGGAATCGGAACAATCATTATGGAGTACTTCCACGAGAAGGCCTACGGCGTGGGAGACTGGGAACTCATAAAGAGCTCGCTCGAAAAAATTCAGGCACCAACGATGGCGAGGGAAATCGGGCTTACGAAGGAGCAGGTTATTGAGGCGTTGCAGTATGCGAAGAGGGTAAGGAAGAAGAGGTACACGATACTCGAAGATTTGGATCCAAGTAAGGAGGATTTTGAGATAGCCCTTGAGAAGACGGGGGTCGTATGAGTTTGTGGAAGAGAATGGGTAAAAAAAACCTGAAATCTACAAAAGCTCACCGACATCAAACAGCTCCGATAGGTCGAGTTCGAAAGCAACCACTGGCGTTGCAAGCTTGAAGTTCTCCAGGACTTCGGGGTGTATTTCTCCAAACACTCCAACCTTCTTGCCGTCCACCACGATGTCTGCTCTCCTTCCTTCTATGAATGCATCATCGCTGCTCTCTGCCACACTCCACTCAAGATCAAGCTCTCTCATGACTGCCTGAACAACGCTCCTGATTTCTGCAAAGTTCGCCCTTGCATGGGTTGAGCATGCTGCGAGCCTCAGTCTGTTTTTCGTTCCAACAACGACATCTCCAACTTCGAATATGCGCTGGGGCATCGCGTGGTGGGTGTTGTACGACAGTAACTCGAGCAGCTTTGGCAGTATGTCCGTCCTCACGATGGTGTGGTCTTCGGTCAGAGGATGCATGAGAGGCGTGTAGTCTTTCCATGCCTCGCCACTTCTGCGCATGTACTCGTACTGCACCCTCTCATTCGTTAAAGTGAAAGTAATGACCTCTAAGTAGCCGAGACCAATCATTACCTCTCTTGCAATCTCCCTCATCTCGTTCCAGTTGTGAGTCGTGCCTATAGCGTTCGTTGGTGGATACTCCGGTTCAATTCTGTCGTATCCGTAGCCTATCGCGATATCTTCTATTATGTCCCACTCGTGCATGATGTCAGCCCTGTACGGTGGTACCAGTACTTCAACACTCTCGTCAATCCTGCCCACTCCAAACCTCATCCTTTCCAGAGCGAGCTTAATGTCATCATCGCTCATCTCGAAGCCAAGAAGGGCATATATCTCGTCCTTGCTTACAACCATTCTTTTCGGGCTAAGATCCGGCGTGAGCTCAGTTCTTCCATCAGGATACGTTATCTCAACGCTTTCTATTATCCCTCCCCTATCGGCAAGCATCGTTGCGAGGATGCTTAAAGCTTTGTCAACGTTCTCGTCGAAGCCCGTCACGTCTATGAACAGATCGGTAGTCCTCTCAGTGACTCTTGTCTTCTCCGCGTTGATTACCGGTGGGAACGAAATGACCTCGTTCTTTGAGTCCAGGATCATTGGATATCTGTCCTTTCCTTCGAGGATGAACCTGTACTCCTTACCCTTTGGGTGCTTTTCGAGGATTTCGGCAACGCTCATCTCCTCGCTGAAGTCGAGGGGGACGAATGAGAACGATGAATCCACGGCAGTATAGCGGAGAGGGAAGTAAACCTTGCTCAAATCGTGGACACCTATCGCCATCTTTCTCCTGTTTCTGCCTATAGTCCAGTGTAAGTCTTCCTGGACTTCCATAAGCGAGCGTATAACTTCATCGGTAATCTTGAGGTTTCTAACAACACATCCCACGATTCTGGGCCTTACTTCAAGAACGGCGGGCTCAACGACTATTTTCCAGTCTGCGGATTTTGCCTGATACTCTTTGTAGCCATGCTCTATGTCGAGGAAGCCCCGCAACGCCCTCGCAACGCCCTCAACACTGTACAGATCTGGCCTATTCGGGAAGAACTCAACATCAACGTGATCCTCCTCAACCCTCTCAATGTCACAGCCAAGCATCGGCAGCCTTTCGAGGATTTCTTCTCTGCTCTTTCCAACGAGCCTTTCAAGCTCGTCCCAGTAAAGCGTGACAACTGGCATTCAATCACCTCTCGCTATCGCTTTATTGCCGGCACGCTTCTCAACCAGCCTATGTCTGGCAGGTAGAGTCTTCTCAGATCCTTCATTCCAAGCCTGAGCATCGCGAGTCTGCCAATGCCCAGCCCCCAGGCGAGAACCCTGCCTTTTATGCCAAGAGGCTGCGTTACCTCCTTCCTGAAAACGCCCGCCCCGCCAAGCTCTATCCAGCCCAGACCCTCGGCGTAGACCTCTGGCTCGACGCTCGGCTCTGTGTAGGGGAAATAACCCGGCCTGAAGCGGACATCTTCAAAGCCCATTTTGAGGAAGAATTCCTTAAGCAGGCCGAGGAGGTCTTTGAAGCCAACATTTTCATCGAGAACGACTCCCTCGAGCTGATCGAATTCTGGAAGATGTGTGGCGTCGATTGTTTCGCGGCGATAAACTCTATCAATGCAGAAGGCCTTAACCGGCGGCTCCGGATTTTCTGCGAGGTAATGAATGGTTATCGCCGTTGTGTGTGTTCTCAGCACGAGCTGTCTCGCTCTATCAATGCTCCATACGCCTCCCCAGCCCGTTGAGCCAGTCTCCCACCCATTCTCATGTGTCAGCCTAACTCTCTCGACCACATCTCCCTCAAGCTCAACGTAGCTGTCGAGGTAGAACGTGTCCTGCATATCCCTTGCAGGATGGTCTTGCGGCTGGAATAAAGCGTCGAAGTTCCAGAAAGCGGGCTGGACGTAGTGACCCTTTATCTCCGTAAATCCCATCTCGAGGAAGATTTTGCGGCACTCTCTTATTATTCTCTCGTATGGGTGGAGCTTTGCGGTGAAGATATCCCTCGAAGGGATTGTAATGTCGTATTTGAGAAACTCCTTGCCCTTCCACGAGCCTGAGGTTAAAATTTCCGGCGTCAGGTCTGTTACGTAATCCTTAAGCTCAGCCTCTGGCTTCTCCAGCACTGTGACGTATATCTCCTTTTCTTCGTCAAAATCGATGAGTTTTCTTCTGAGGAGGCTTTTTACGTCATCCTCACTGACGGCATCAGCGTTGCAGGCAGAAATAGCCCTCAGCGCCCCCTTTTCCCTAAACTCCGGAACGCGTACCAGCCTTACAACGCCATCCTGTATCTCAACAGCTTTCTTTCTCCTCAACCAGCCGAGGGCTATACCAAACTCCTGCTTTCCAAGTTCTTTCTCGAGATCCTTTATGTGCTTCGGTTCATGGAGAAGTTTGACCAGTCTCTCCTCAGGCAGTCCCTCTTTCAGATACCTTTCGCCTTCCCCTGTCAGCCTGTATATTCTCTTCTTTATCGTCTCGACTTTTGCCAGCCCCTTTTCCTGCAGCAGGTGGGCTGCCTTGAGAACGGCATCCTTCTTCATTCCTGAGGCTTCGGCTGCCTCATCCAGCCTGTATCTCCTGCCTTCTTCGAGGGCTTTAAGCAGTTGGATCTCTATAGGCGATAGCACCATTTCAACCACCGCTTCTCTAAGATATAAGTATCAGCGTGACGCTGCGACACCATCTGCCAGCAGTAAAGGCTTGCAAGGCAGAAGGATTAAAAAACTTTGGTATTTCTGTGGCGGATGTACGGCGGGCATACGTTAAATTTATATTGCCTCCTCGTCGCTTTTTCATGCTACAACCTTCTGGTGATATTATGTACGCAAGGATAAGAGTTCGTGATACTGTCAGAGTCCCTCCCACGAGGCTCGGAGAAGACATAGAGGAGGTAATCAGGGATCTGCTCTGGGAGCAGTTTGAGGGCAGACTTGATAGAGAGTACGGTATGCTCATCGGGATAGAGAACATAGAGGACATCGGTGAGGGGCGTATAATCGAAGGGGACGGGGCGGTATACTTCGATGTAGAGTTTACGGCCATCGTGTTCAAGCCTCTCCTTCAGGAGGTTATAGAGGGTGAGGTTGTCGAGGTTGTGGAATTTGGTGCCTTTGTTTCTATTGGCCCGCTTGACGCGCTTCTCCATATGAGTCAGATAACCGACGATTTTATGGTGTATGACGAGAAAAACAAGAAGCTGATCGGGAGAGAGACCAAGAAGAGCTTGGGTGAGGGCGACCTGGTTAGGGCGAGAATAGTTGCCCTCAGCCTGAAAGAGAGAGAGCCGGAAAGGAGCAAGATTGGTTTAACCATGCGCCAGCCCTGGCTCGGCAACCTGAAGTGGATTGAAGAGGAAATCAAGAAGCTCGAGAAAGAGGGAGCAGCATGACCGAGCTTGCCTGCAGGAAGTGCAAGTTCATAAGTCTCAATTCGACAGTCTGCAAAAACTGCGGAAGTACTGAACTCACGAAGGAATGGTACGGTTACTTAATCATCATAGATCCGGAGAAGAGCGAAGTAGCAAAAAAGCTCGGGGTAAAGATTCCCGGTAAATATGCGCTCAAGGTAGGCTGATATGCTGAGGCTGCCCGAAGAGCTGAGGAAAGAGTGCAGGAAGCCACAGGGGAGGCTGTGCAGTCTGGATTCGGTGAATCCGGTAGCTGCCGTTGGGGATGTCGTAAGTTACTCCCTGCTCTCAATGGGCCGCAAGCCAGTAATCATAGTTTTTGACGGCAGAACAGAGAGGAGAAAATTCGAGCAGCTCGAAGAGCTCGAAAGGATGACTGCAGAGTACGAACGCATTGAAGTTGAGAATCCTCCCTCAACGATAACCTATGAGCTCGTCGTAGCTTTGAAGAGGGCTGTGGAAGTGGCAGCAGAAGGTGTAAGGACAAAGGTCTTCGTTAAGGGTGAAGAGGACCTGGCTCTAATGCCGCTGGTGTGTCTGCTCCCCTCAGGCAGCGTCGTTTACGGGCAGCCGGGTGAGGGGGTTGTGGAGGTAAATGTGACCCCCGAGAAAAAACTACTAATACTCCAGCTCATGGAGCAGATGGAGAGGCTTAAAAGAGATGGTAAAAATGGTGAAGACGTCATTAGTTTGTGCAGGGGGTGGAGCAATGGAGATCTTCGTTGAAAAGGACAGGCAGAACCCGCTTCTCAAGAGGAGGGAAATCTACTTCAGGCTGAAGTATGAGGAAGAAGGGGCGACACCTTCGAGGAAAGACGTGAGGCAGAAAATCGCAGGGTTATTCAACGCGAACCTTGATACGGTCATCATAGACTACATCAAGCCGGAATTCGGTAAGTGTGAGGCGTTCTGCTACGCCAAGATCTACGATAGCGTCGAAGACTTGCACGCAATCGAAGAAGACCACATAATAAAGAGAAACTTTGGAAAGTCTGAGGGAGAAGGCGAGGAAGGAGAGGGAGAGGAAGAGTGATTGAAGAGGTGATCCTATGGCGAAGGCACAGGAAGTAGTTTCCAAGTTCTACGAAATAAAGGGAGACAAGGTTGTCAGGAAGAGAAAGTTCTGTCCGAGGTGTGGCGAGGGAGTTTTCCTGGCAGAGCACAAGGACAGGCGAACATGTGGCAAGTGCGGCTACACTGAATTCAAGAAATGAGGGCCCTTGGAATCGAGGGCACGGCGTGGAGTCTCAGCATTGGTGTCGTTGACGAAAGTGACGTTCTTGTCCTTGAAAGCGACCCCTACGTGCCGAAAGAGGGGGGAATCCACCCTCGCGAGGCATCCCAGCACCACGCGGAAAAAATAGGAGCTTTACTTGAAAAAGTTTTTTCCAAGGTAGAGCCGAAGAGCATAGACGTTGTTGCTTTTTCTCAGGGCCCGGGTATGGGCCCCTGCCTGAGGGTGGTAGCCACTGCTGCGAGGACTCTCGCTTTAAAGCTTGGTAAACCACTCGTGGGTGTTAACCACTGCTTAGCACACGTTGAGGTCGGAAGGTGGAAAACAGAAGCCAAGGAACCCGTGACACTCTACGTCAGCGGTGGAAACTCACAGGTTATAGCAAGGAGAGGCAGCTACTATAGGGTCTTTGGTGAAACTCTGGACATAGGTATTGGTAATGCTTTGGACAAGCTTGCCAGACACATGGGATTAAAGCACCCTGGGGGACCAAAGATAGAAAAACTTGCAAAGGGAGGAAAGCACTACTACGAGTTACCCTACGTGGTCAAAGGGATGGATTTTTCTTTCAGCGGGCTCGTTACGGCAGCACAGCGATTGTACGATAACGGCGTTGCGATGGAGGACGTTGCCTTCAGCTTCCAGGAAACTGCCTTCGCGATGCTAACTGAAGTGACTGAGAGAGCCCTTGCATATCTGAATCTTGATGAGGTTCTGCTCGTTGGCGGAGTTGGAGCAAATTCCCGCCTTCAGGAGATGCTAAGAGTGATGTGTGAAGACAGGAACGCGAAATTTTACGTTCCGCCGAAAGAGCTAACAGGTGACAACGGGGCGATGATTGCATATCTCGGCCTCCTTATGTACAAGCACGGTTACGAGACACCTATTGAGGAGTCCGCTGTTAGGCCCGATTTCAGGATTGAGGACGTTGTCGTTAACTGGGATTAGACTTTTTGTGTGGTCTGTATAGACTCAGTAGTCTCTCCATAGCTTGATGACAAAACTTTTTAGATTGCTGAAACAGTATGGGGCAGAACCATGGCAAGCGAACCAATAGTCTATTTGGGTGGAGAAGCCGAAGTGAGAATTTACGAGGACATTGTGGAAAAGATAAGGAGACCAAAGAGATATCGCATTCCGCAGCTCGACGAGATTTTAAGGCGGCGAAGAACCAAAATGGAAGCGAAGATAATTTCGATGGCAAGGCGAAACGGCGTTGCTACACCGATAATCCTCGACGTAGAAGGTGACAGAATTGTAATGGAAAGAATAAAAGGCGAACCTGTTAAGAGCGTAATGACTCCAGAGATAAGCAGAGAGATAGGAAAAGCTGTAGCAAAGCTGCATAAAGCTGGGATAATTCACGGAGACATTACGCCAATGAATATGATTTACAGCAACGGTAAGATTTACTTCGTCGATTTCGGGCTTGCGTTCATCGAGGACAGGATTGAACCCAAGGGCGTCGATGTTCACGTTTACTTTGAGTCCCTCAAAGCCTCTTTCGACAACTGGAGGGAGCTAAAGCAGGCATTTATTGAGGGCTACATGGCGTACGAAAAAGCTAAGGATGTTCTTAAGAGGGCTGAAGAAATTGCCGAAAGGGGGAGGTACGTGGAAAGGGTGAGTCAGGCTTAGTAGCTTCATATCTCTCCGGGAGCAATCTCAATCTCCACGTAGTCCCATCCTGCTTCTATCCTTTTCACCTTCCTTCCGAGTTCGAATCTCACCCTGTCAACAACCCTCTCTGACGGAAGGCCGAGATTCGTGTAAATGCAGCTCATAAGCAGCGCACTGTTGGCGAAAAACAGGCCGGCAAGCCCAATATTAAGGTATATTCTGAGGTTCTCTTCACCAAGCCTTTTGTCGTACCCCCTTTCCCTCAACCAGTCCTCGAATTCATCTATCGTAATTCGAATCTTCATGACTTTACAACAGCCAAAAGGGTTAAAATAGTTGTACACTATTTCTGTTATGAAGCGAATTCTCGTTTGCCCTGTTTGCAAATCAACGGATGTGGAATACGATACTGCTGGCGTCACGGGGAAGTATCGCTGCAAGAACTGCGGTTTCGTTGGTTCAGCAGTCCTTGAGATGACTGAGGGAGAATACAAGGAGATGATCGAAGGAGAGGAAATAGAGAAAAAGGCTGAGCAGGAGATTCGTGGTAAGAAGCGGAAACAAGATCAGGAAGAGAAGGGTGAGAAGCGGGACTTCCACTTCTGAGATACATCTCAAAAATTATATATACTTTCCCGCAGGCCGGAGGCTATGCAAGAAATCATCGAAGCCGTAAGGGCGGGAAAGCCCTTTATCATTTTTGATGATAAAAAATCCGTCCTCGGCGTTCCTGCAGACGTCGTTTCCGGGCGTGTAATCGCTCTTATTATGAAGAACTGCGACGAGTACCGCCTTGCAATGCCGTGGAAACACATAACTGCTCTTGGCTTGAACAGATTCCTCCTATACGGTGGAACCGTAATTCCTCTCGACTGCAGCAAAAATGGTATTTCGGCTGAAGAAAGGGCTGATTTCATAAGGCGACTTGTTAAGGGTAATGTAAAGCCTGAGGAGATAGTGTTCCCGGGCAGAATCTTTGTTGAAGAAGCGAAGGAAGGCGGTGTCCTTGAGAGGCCAGCTTTCGGCGAGGCGTGTATAGATATCGCAAGAATGGCCGGATTCAGCAGTTCTGCTCTCTATTCCACGTTAATAACGCCCTCTGGAGATGTTGCAGATGAAAGCTATGCTGCCGAATTTGCGAAGGAGAACGGGCTACCAGTAATTAGCATAAAAGAGCTCATAATGCACAGGCTCAAAAACGAGAAGCTCGTCAAGAGGGTCGTTGAAGCAACTCTGCCAACGAAGTTCTACGGCACGTTTAAAGCTGTGGGTTACGAGACTCCTATCGGCGAGATAGTCGCCCTCGTAAGAGGAGATGTCTCGGAGGGCGATGTCCTCGTCCGCATACATTCAGAGTGCCTTACTGGAGACGTTTTCCACTCACTTCGCTGCGACTGTGGAGATCAGCTTGAGAAAGCTTTGAAGATGATAGACAAGGAAGACAAAGGCGTGGCAATATACATGAGAGGACATGAGGGGCGAGGAATCGGTCTCATCAACAAGCTGATGGCCTATAAGCTGCAGGAGGAAGGGAAGGATACCGTTGAGGCGAACATAGAACTCGGCTTCCCACCTGACATGAGGAGCTACGGAATCGCAGCCCAGATTCTGATAGACTTGGGTGTTAAAAGCGTAAGGCTCATGACCAACAACCCGCTGAAGATAGAGGAGCTGAAGAAGTACGGCTTCAAGGTTAGAAGGGAAGCGATAGAGGTTGAGCCATCGGAGGAGAACCTGAACTATCTCAAGGCGAAAAAGGAAAAGATGGGGCACATGCTGTGTATTAATGATTGATGGTGCAAAAATACTATTTTACGCCCCCCCCTCAAGTAAAACCATGACTTAGCCGAACTCGGTAATTACTGCTGTGTGTCTACCAACTTTTACTCTCTCCACACACCTACGAGAAGCGAGCTTATTAAGAACTCTCCTATTAGCAGATCATCTTTTAAAACGTACCTCTCTCAAGCAGCGCAATAATTTTTCCCTCGTCAGTTAAATCTATTCTGTTATATCTTCCCGCTTTTATTCTCTCTATGTATTTCTTGGATTCCAGCTTGTCAAGTATACGCCTGTTCAACTTGTTAATGACCTTCTGATATTCTCTACGGTATTCACTACGATCTTTACATTCAATCTTGAATTCCTGGAATTTCTTCTCCAGCGCTTTTAAAATTTCGTCCGTCTTGGCTTGTCCTCCTTTATTGATTAGGAATGACAGAGTAAATCGTTCCTCTTCGGACAACTTTGCTATTTCTATTTTCGGAAGCTCTATTATCTCAGGGTCAATGCAGACACTTCTCCCATATTTGAAAAACTCCTCCTCATTTTCATAGTATCTGTCAGGTTCCACATAGTAAACTGTGCAGTCATGATACCAACCAGCAAGCGAAGCTACTACTGCGATTAACCTACCGAACGCAGAGATATTGATGTAAACCCTTGCTCCCCTCGTTTTTTCCTGAACTATCAGTTCGGAAATTTTACTAAGTGCAGATTCAAAATTGAAAAGGTCTACATCATGAAACTCCACTTCATAGCCCATTTTTCTTAAGTCATTTATCACGGCATATGTAAAATATTGCTGCTTTTTGTAAAGATCTGGATCTCGAAGGCGTGCGTTTTCGGGACCTATCGAGAGTATGTGTACTTTCTCACCACCAATTTTCCTGATAGCTCTGGTTACAATTGATCTTTCGAATCCAAGCGGTATGATGTGGACTACTCTTAATATTTTCATTGTTATCGATGTTATCGTAAACATGGTTAAGTATTTTACGGTACATCAAAAAAACCATGATGCCGCTGGCGAAGTGCATTCTTGAACCAAGCGGGCAGAAAATACCGGAATTTATAGATGTGGGCAAAACTCTGGCTTTGGCTGTTGTGTGCATTTTAATCGGAATTGTACTGGCGGGATGCGTATCTGAGATCTCTACAAAACCTGCTGAAACTCCAGAGTTGCTACCAATCAAAACGCAGACACAGGAACCAAGGGGCAGCTATACAAACCCGGCATCCATAGGAGAAACGGTTGTGGTTAAGACGTTTTCCGGAACATTCGAAGTTGCAGTCCTGGATTATATAAAAGGCGAAAAAGCATACCAAATCATCAAGACAGCCAATATGTTCAATCCAGATCCGGATCAGGGATTCGAGTATTTGCTGGTTAAAGTTAGATTCAAGTACGCATCGGGCAAAACATCGCAGTACGTTTCTGCTTACAGCTTTGAAGCTTACTGTAATGGAACTGGTTATTCACCTGCCTTCGTCGTCTTGCCTAAGGATATGCCAGAATTCAAGAACGTCAATATAATGCCGGGAGGAATGACTGAGGGCTGGATTGCGTTTATTGTGCCGCAGGGAAAAGATATTTTGATAGCATATGAACATATGTTTGAACCTGTTTGCTTCATTAAAGTTTAAGTGATTTTTCAGGTTTGGCAGGTGGTAGCATGCCAAGCAAGTACGACAGGTACTGGCTGGAAAAGTTAGATGACATTGCAAAGCTTATCGAAGAAGCGTACATCCGTGGCACAAGCAGCAAGCTTGATGTATCTGACGTCAGGGAGTACGGAAATAGGCAGAACTGGTATGGTGTTGTGGAGGTATCTGACAAGATTAGCAAAGGTGAAATGGCCCATGCCAGATCACTTGGAAGGATTGCACTCGAAAGAGGGCTTGTGAGTTCATATAACTGTGCTTTTCGATTTGTAATTTCATCGAATTTAAAGTTGAGAGTAGTGAGGCTTGGGGGTACTGAAAATAGATCCATTCCAAGGATCGCGGAATGCGTTAAGCGCACATCAATGGCTTCAAAGGTAATAGAAAGCATAGA
Protein-coding regions in this window:
- a CDS encoding iron-containing alcohol dehydrogenase, which translates into the protein MRKLVSYFKSAEFPRIVEVSENARKKVRNTLEAMDCSSALLITGKNVYDAVARKIEERLEGLVLRTVFVTTLRLEDVRRTEVEMGLEEVDSVVGVGGGRVLDFGKVISSELNAPFISIPSTASHDGIASPVASFKENGKPVSISTNPPAAVLADITVIRNSPIRLVRSGYGDLISNVTAVKDWKLGKEIKDEEYSEVAASMALMPANLLLAEADRLDLKTPSHLELLVKGLILSGMTISIVGSSRPVSGAEHKFSHALDYLGYGNGTHGEQVGIGTIIMEYFHEKAYGVGDWELIKSSLEKIQAPTMAREIGLTKEQVIEALQYAKRVRKKRYTILEDLDPSKEDFEIALEKTGVV
- the pheT gene encoding phenylalanine--tRNA ligase subunit beta; this translates as MPVVTLYWDELERLVGKSREEILERLPMLGCDIERVEEDHVDVEFFPNRPDLYSVEGVARALRGFLDIEHGYKEYQAKSADWKIVVEPAVLEVRPRIVGCVVRNLKITDEVIRSLMEVQEDLHWTIGRNRRKMAIGVHDLSKVYFPLRYTAVDSSFSFVPLDFSEEMSVAEILEKHPKGKEYRFILEGKDRYPMILDSKNEVISFPPVINAEKTRVTERTTDLFIDVTGFDENVDKALSILATMLADRGGIIESVEITYPDGRTELTPDLSPKRMVVSKDEIYALLGFEMSDDDIKLALERMRFGVGRIDESVEVLVPPYRADIMHEWDIIEDIAIGYGYDRIEPEYPPTNAIGTTHNWNEMREIAREVMIGLGYLEVITFTLTNERVQYEYMRRSGEAWKDYTPLMHPLTEDHTIVRTDILPKLLELLSYNTHHAMPQRIFEVGDVVVGTKNRLRLAACSTHARANFAEIRSVVQAVMRELDLEWSVAESSDDAFIEGRRADIVVDGKKVGVFGEIHPEVLENFKLATPVVAFELDLSELFDVGELL
- a CDS encoding SHOCT domain-containing protein encodes the protein MTQVIEKTPAQKVNKEDPIEKLKKLKELYDLGILSEEEYQRKRKELLEML
- the spt4 gene encoding transcription elongation factor subunit Spt4, with the protein product MTELACRKCKFISLNSTVCKNCGSTELTKEWYGYLIIIDPEKSEVAKKLGVKIPGKYALKVG
- the rpoE gene encoding DNA-directed RNA polymerase; this encodes MYARIRVRDTVRVPPTRLGEDIEEVIRDLLWEQFEGRLDREYGMLIGIENIEDIGEGRIIEGDGAVYFDVEFTAIVFKPLLQEVIEGEVVEVVEFGAFVSIGPLDALLHMSQITDDFMVYDEKNKKLIGRETKKSLGEGDLVRARIVALSLKEREPERSKIGLTMRQPWLGNLKWIEEEIKKLEKEGAA
- the pheS gene encoding phenylalanine--tRNA ligase subunit alpha, with amino-acid sequence MVLSPIEIQLLKALEEGRRYRLDEAAEASGMKKDAVLKAAHLLQEKGLAKVETIKKRIYRLTGEGERYLKEGLPEERLVKLLHEPKHIKDLEKELGKQEFGIALGWLRRKKAVEIQDGVVRLVRVPEFREKGALRAISACNADAVSEDDVKSLLRRKLIDFDEEKEIYVTVLEKPEAELKDYVTDLTPEILTSGSWKGKEFLKYDITIPSRDIFTAKLHPYERIIRECRKIFLEMGFTEIKGHYVQPAFWNFDALFQPQDHPARDMQDTFYLDSYVELEGDVVERVRLTHENGWETGSTGWGGVWSIDRARQLVLRTHTTAITIHYLAENPEPPVKAFCIDRVYRRETIDATHLPEFDQLEGVVLDENVGFKDLLGLLKEFFLKMGFEDVRFRPGYFPYTEPSVEPEVYAEGLGWIELGGAGVFRKEVTQPLGIKGRVLAWGLGIGRLAMLRLGMKDLRRLYLPDIGWLRSVPAIKR